GCCAAGCCTCTCACGGTTCCTGCTACGCACTGGTCGGTGACAATTCCGGTTACCACCACTGTCTCAATACCCAGATTACGGATTAAACGAGAATAATTGGTACCAGAAATCACGCTGTCCGTCGTCTTGTTGACCACAATCTCACTAGGCAGCGGTGCCAGCTCGTCAATCATCTCTGCTTCTTCGGAGTTGACATAGAGGAAGATGCCATTCCAGCCTTCGGTCTTCTGCACCGGAGTCCGGTCTTCTCCGTCTGGTCTCAGGCAGGCGATTCGACCAAAGGTCACCGCCATATCCTTCTCTCGGAAATACTCCAGCAGCTTCACATTATTAGGAATAACGATGTCATCCAACCGATCGTGGAAAGGCAGCCACCGTTCCCATTCTCCCATTTCTCGGAAAGTGATCGATTCACCAATCTCTCTGGAGACAAATTCTTTCTGCATATCTACAATCAGCAGCGCCGTCTTTTTCGGGTCTACGATAATGTCAGGCCATTCGGTCATCGTTTCATAATAGTAAGATATATACTTTGGATTCGGTTTCATGGACATCCTCCTTGTGATTCCTGTGCTGTATTTTTTCATGCACGTCAATTTATACTTTATACTCTTGTAGCCGGCTTCCCTCTCAGGAACCTCTCTTGAATCAAGCTGCGGTACAACTACCGCAATATAAGGGTTTCTCAGGCTTATTCCTCATAGATTTTAGGTTTAATTTTAAAGCCCTTCGTGGATATAGCAGCGAAGACAAAGCCAATCAGCAGCCAACTGAATCCTACTACAAAGGCCAGCTTAGACAAATGAATCCACAGATAGCCGCAGATTAAGAAGCCCAAGGCAGGCAAAATTAAATATTTAAATACCTTCTTCTCTTTCTTGCGGAAGTAGAAATAAACAATTACGGACAGGTTTACACACATAAAGCCAAAGAGTCCGCCGAAATTCATCAATTCTGTAACCAGCGTTAAATCCAGCAACAGGGATCCTACGATACCAACCACGCACATAATCAGAATGTTCCACACTGGGGTCTGGAATTTCGGATGCAGGTAGGTAAAAAATTTCTTTGGCAACACCTCATCTCGGCCCATGCCGTACATCAATCTAGCGGCACTGGACTGACCAGCGATACCTGCTGTAAAGGTAGAAAGAATGACAGCAAAAGTATACAGCCCTGCCATCAGGGTACCCCCTGCCAACTGTGCTACTTCAAAGAGTGCTGTGTCCGTACTTTCAAAGGACATGTAGTCCGGCCACACGAGCTGAGCTACGTAAGCCTGCACGACGAAAATCATGCCCCCTGCCAAACAGGCGATAATAGCAGCCCGGCCAATATCC
The genomic region above belongs to Aminipila butyrica and contains:
- a CDS encoding cysteine hydrolase family protein, which translates into the protein MKPNPKYISYYYETMTEWPDIIVDPKKTALLIVDMQKEFVSREIGESITFREMGEWERWLPFHDRLDDIVIPNNVKLLEYFREKDMAVTFGRIACLRPDGEDRTPVQKTEGWNGIFLYVNSEEAEMIDELAPLPSEIVVNKTTDSVISGTNYSRLIRNLGIETVVVTGIVTDQCVAGTVRGLADDGFKVICVEDACAAACMELHDAELKIMNNLYCNVLSTEETIAVLEGKLK